From Campylobacter lari:
CAAAAACCTTTTCATAAACCTTATGTGTGCTTTTTTCTAAGCTTACTACCTCATATGTACTAGGATCTTTTAAAAGTTCTTTAGTTAAAAGATGATTAAGCTTGTGTGAACCTGCATAAGAAGTATAATCTCCAAAAACTCTACATCCAAGCAAGGTTAAATCCCCAATAGCGTCTAAAATTTTATGACGCACAAATTCATCCTTAAAGCGCAAACCTTCAGGGTTTAAAATACGATTATCATCAATCACAACAGCATTTTCTAGGCTTCCACCAAGACCTAAATTCATAGCTCTTAAAGCTTGAACATCTTTTAAAAATCCAAAAGTTCTTGCTCTTGCTATTTGCTCTATGTAGTTTTGTTTGCTAAATTCAAAACAATAATTTTGTTTGCCTATAATAGGATTATCAAATTCGATTGTATAGTTTATAATAGGCATATCCGTAGGACTTAAACGCACAAATTTATTGCCTTCTTTTACTTCTACACTTTTTTTAATCACTAAAATTTTTTTTGCCGCATCAAGCTCTTTTATACCTGCTTCTTCAAGCATCATACAAAAACCTATACTGCTACCATCCATTACAGGAGCTTCGTTTGCGTCTAAAACTATACACACATTATCAATACCATAAGCATTAATCGCACTCATTAAATGTTCTATAGTAGAAACATAACCCCTATGATCGCCTATTACAGTAGCCATTTGTGTATCGATGACATTTTCAGGCTTTGCTTCATAAGAAATTCCCAAATCACTTCTATAAAACACTATACCACTACCAGCTTCTAATGGCTCTAATTTTATACTAATAGGCTCACCCTTGTGCAAACCTATGCCAACACCTTTAACTTCTTTTGCTATTGTTGTTTGATTCATTTTTATTCACTCAAAATTCTTTTTTTGCTTGATTCTAATACATTATAGATATTTTCTTTTATCCATTTTGCATCTTGCCATTGCTCAGGACGCACTTCAACACCTTGCACCAAAACACCAAAATGCACATGATCTCCAAGCGCTAAGCCTGTAGTGCCTGTAGTTCCTATAACATCACCTGCTCTAACTCTATCACCCACATTTACATCCACATTAGTGCAATGTCCATAAAGAGTATAAATCCCAAAACCATGATAAATAATAATATTTAGTCCATAAATTCCATTTTCTTGTACAAATACCACTTCACCATCGTTATTGCTAATGATAGGCGCTTCTTTTACGCTTGCTAAATCAAGTCCCATATGATAAGAACTACTAAATGCTTGATTATTATAAGAATAAAATCTATGGTCAGCATAATCAGCTACTTTTTGGCCATTTTTTAAAGGCTTGAAAAGATTGACTTTAAAATTATTAATCATAGTATCAGGAACTTTACTCGTAATATCATGAATGATAACTTCATTAGAAGCTCTTAAGTCCTCATTAACAAATTTAAATTTTTCAAGCCTGCTTAACTCTCTATCTTTTGGAGCATATTTTTGTGCTAAAAATTCAATCTTTCCATCTAAAAATCTATCACTTACTTTTATATTTGATACACGGTATTTTTTATTGGTAAAATAATATCTAATTCTTTGCTTGTTTACATTACCTGCTTTATCCACTGCCACCACATAAGCTCTAAAATGCTCATCAGTTGCCTCCCAAGGAATCAAAGCAGCATAATATCCTTCTTTCACATAAGGAGTTGCTTTAAAAATTTTATCTTTATCAGTTGTGATATAAACTTCTTGTAAATTCTCATCACTTGCTTTAAATACCACACTACCTACTCCACCTTGTTCGATTTGATAAGAATTGTCTAAAATTTCTACAAATGGTTTTTTGGTATCAATGATAACTTTCACTTCTTTAAGCGCTTGATTTCCTAAAAAGAAATTCCAAAAACTACTATCACTTGCTTCTATTACAAGCTTATAAGAATCAACATTTTCTTTATAAGCTGGTTTTGGTAGTTTTAAATCAAAATGGACACTTTTTTTATTACCTTTAACATGTTCATTAACAAGCATTTCACCATTTAATTCATTTGCTTTAAATAGTGTGACTTTAACATCTTTTAAAACGCTTTCATCGCTTATTTCTATAGATATAGGATCTGTTAAATTGCTATAAATAATATCTGATTTTGTTTGGATTAATGGAGGATTTTTTTCAAACAGCTTTGTATTTAACACAAAAACCCCAAAGGCTAAAAGTATTAAAAAAACTAGAAAAACCCATTTTTTATTTGATCTTTTACGCGTAAAAACCATATTCTCCACTTTCATTGTATAATTTTTGTAAAAATATATTATGCTTTAGCAAATTAAGAGTAAATTATAAAAAATTTTACAAAATTTCTCTTAACTTATTTGCACTTTTAATCCAAGCTTCAAGTTCATTTATATCACATTTTTCTATCATTTTTTTACACTCTTGTAATTCTTTTTGAAATAAATCAATAGAATTTAATAAATTTTGTTTGTTTTGTTCAAAAATACCACTCCACATTTGAGGGTTTGATTTTGCAATTCTACACATATCTTTAAAAGAAGGACCTCCTAGATGGGCTATATTTTTTTTATTTTCTTCTTTCATCACAAAATTTGCCAAAGAAAAACTAATCACATGCGGTAAGTGTGAAATGATAGAAGCATGATGATCATGTGAAATACTATCCATAAATACAAGCTTCATTCCTAAATCTGAAAAAATTTCTATAGCCCTTTTTTGATGGATATGATCAGCATTTTGCACATCGCACAAAACACAAACTGCATTTTTATACAAGTCTTTTATAGCTGCATTTGGACCACTATTTTCAGTTCCTGCCATAGGATGAGCCGCGATAAATTGACTTTGTAAATCAGATGGTAAATTTTTAATAATTTCTTCTTTTGTACTTCCAAGCTCAATGATAGTGCAATCTTTAGAAATATCTTGAAATTCTTTTAAAATTTTTACAATAGCTCTTACAGGGATAGCTAAAAAAATCACATCACATTTTTTTAACTCTTCAAACGAAACAATTTTATCTATTAATTTTCGCTCTAGCGCGATTTGTTCAAATTCTTTGTTTATATCATATCCGCAAACTAAATCTATTAATTTATTCTCTCTTAAGCTAAGGCCCAAAGATCCACCTATTAAGCCAAGTCCGATTATACCTACTTTCATAAATTTTCCTTAAAAAGCATTAGTTAAAAATATTTTGGTATTATAACGATTTTGTATATAAAAATTTAGGTAAAATGATGAAAAAATGGTTTGTTTTCTTTGCACTCTCAAGTTCTTTATGTGCAGCTACGATTAAAGATATAAAATTTGAAGGCTTATCGCAACTTTCTAAAGAAAGTGCTATTGCGATTTCTAAATTAAAAATAGGACAAAAAATCGATCCTGCTAGTATAGACATAGCGATTAAAAATCTTTTTGATAGAAATTATTTCAAAGATATAGTAGTAGAAGAAAAAAATGGGGTGCTAATTTTTAAAGTAATAGAAAAACCTTCCATTGGAAAAATAGACATTCAAGGTATAGCAAGTAATGATAGAAAACAAATAGAAAGTCTTGTTGGTTTAAAACCTGGAATTTTATATGATGAAAATTCAGCTAAAGACGCAGCTGAAAAAATCAAACTTTTTTATCAAGCCAAAGGTTTTTATGATACTGTTGTAGAAATCAAAGATGAAAAATTAAGTAATTCAAGCTCATTAAAACTTACTTTTGTTGTAAATCGTGGGGAAAATATCATCATAGAAAAAGTTCATTTAAGTGGTGCAAAAAATTTAAGTTATTCAGATATTGAACCTGCGGTAGCAAATAAACAAAGAGAAGCTCTAGGTTGGATGTGGGGCTTTAACGATGGTAAGCTTAAAATCTTTGATCTTGCAAATGATAGCTCAAGAATTTCAGATGTATATTTAAAAGAAGGTTATCTTGATGTGAGCGTATCTCCTGCTTTTTTAAATACTTATACAGATACTTATCAAGCTGATTTAACTTATTTTATCAACGAGGGTGAGGTTTATAAAGTTAAAGGGATTAAAATTTTTAATCCTATTTTTAGTGATGAAGAAAATGAAGCTTTAGTAAATGATTTAAAATTAAGTGTTGGGAAAATAGTTAATATAGAAAAACTAAGAGAAGATATAAAAACTATAGAAACAAAGACAGCTGATTTGGGTTATGCTTTTGTACAGGTTATACCTGATATACAAAAAGATAAAGAAAACCATGAAGCTATGATTATTTTTAAAGTCATACCTAATGAAAAAGTATATGTTAGAAATGTTGAAATTTCAGGTAATACTAAAACAGTTGATAGGGTTATTCGTAGAGAGCTTTATCTAACCGAAGGCAATCTTTACAATAGAACTGATTTAATAGACTCAAGAAATGCTCTAAGAAGAACTGCATATTTTGAAAATGTAGATATTAAAGAACAAAGAGTAGATGATACACATATTGATTTGATAGTAGAAGTCAAAGAAGCTTCAACTGGAGCTATTTCAGGTGGTATTGGTTATGGAACTAGTGATGGAATTTTACTTAGTGCTTCATTATCTGATGCAAATATCTTAGGCTCTGGCATGAAAGGAAGTGTAAGTATAGACAAAGGCGATGATACACTTTCAGGTAGAATATCTTTAAGAAATCCTAGAGTAAATGATAGTGATTATTCTCTTGGAGGATCATTATATTCAGATCGTTTAGAATGGGATAGTTATGATGAGAGAAACTATGGTTTTGATATAAGTGTTGGTAAAACTTTGGGAAGATATACAAGCATAGATTTAACTTACAATCTTGAGCAAAGTGATATTTATCATTTGAGTGATCGCTTAATCGCTCAAGGATATAAACTTGGTAAAACTTACAAAAGCTCTATCACTCCTTCAATAGTATTTAACAATACAGATGATTATTATCTACCAAGATCAGGTTTTATCGCTTCAACCTCACTTGAATATGCAGGCTTAGGTGGAGATCAAGAATTTATAAGCTCTACTACTAAATTTAATTATTATCAAGGCTTAGAAGAATTTATAGGTTGGGATTTGATTTATCGCTATAAAGCAAGTTTTTATAAGGTATGGGATCAAGGTTATTTACCTATCAATGAAAAATTATACCTTGGAGGCATAGGAACTATTAGAGGTTTTGATAGAAGAAGCGTGAGTCCTAAAAACGAATGGGGTGATGAAACAGGTGGTACAGTGGCTTTTGCAAATTCTGTAGAGCTTAGCTTTCCAATCTTTGATAGAATCAAACTAAGAGGAAGTGTATTTTTTGACTATGGTGCCATAGGAGAAAGTTCTTTAAGTCAAATTCAAAGATGGAGCACAGGTATTGGCTTTGAGTGGCTAACCCCACTAGGTGCTTTAAATTTAGTTTTTGCTAAACCATTTAACACTAATTCAAAAGACGACTTAAGCAAATTCGAGTTTATGTTGGGTGCAAGATTTTAAAAATACTAAAATCTTGCTATAATTTTGAAATTTTATTTTAGGTAGAGATAATGAATTTTTTAGATATTTTTTCTAGTATAAGACGCAAACAAGCCGCTCCAAGCGAAGCTCCAAATCACTGGGTAAAATGTAATTCTTGTCATGCGTTAATGTATTATAAAGAAATAGAAACTTGTTATAATGTTTGTCCTAAATGTAATTTTCATATGAGATTAAATCCTTTAAAACGCATCGAGCTACTTAGTGATGAAGATACTTTTGTAGAAATGGATAAAGATTTACATGCGATTGATCCGCTTAAATTTGTTGATAGTAAATCATATAAAAAAAGATTAGCAGAAAATGAAGAAAAAACAGGGAGAAAAAGCGCTATAATAAGCGGCGAGTGCAATATAGATGGCATTAAAACTCAATTAGTTGTTTTTGATTTTTCTTTCATGGGTGGAAGTTTGGGCTCAGTAGAAGGTGAAAAAATTCTTAGAGCTATTGAAAGAGCAATTGAGAGAAAAACTCCTGTTGTTATAGTGAGCGCAAGCGGTGGAGCTAGAATGCAAGAAAGCACTTATTCTTTAATGCAAATGAGCAAAACAAGTGCAGCATTAAAGCTATTAGCAGAAGAAAAGCTTCCCTATATTTCTGTCTTAACTGATCCAACTATGGGTGGAGTGAGCGCATCGTTTGCTTGGCTTGGAGATATCATTATGGCTGAACCTGGTGCCCTAGTAGGCTTTGCAGGAGCTAGAGTTATCAAACAAACTATAGGTGCTGATTTACCAGAAGGCTTTCAAAAGGCCGAATTTTTACTTGAACATGGATTAATTGATGCAATTGTAGAAAGAAATGAACATAAAAAATTTATAGCAGATTTTTTAAGATTTTTTTCTAAAAATTAAAAATGCATATTAATCTTTTAAGCATTCAAAAAAACAATAATAATGAATTTAGTAAAATAGATGAGCACTACACCAAGCTCATCAAAAAATTTTGCAATTTTAATGATATTTGTATTTTTAACAATAAAATTAATTTAGCACAAAATACCAATACCATAGAAGCAAAAAAATCTTATACAAACGCGCTAAATCCTTATAAAAAAGGTTTTTGCATAGCTTTAGATGAAAAGGGTAAAGAGCTTACAAGTATAGAATTTGCTAAATTATTACAAGATAAAAATGAAATTTCTTTTTTTATAGGCGGTGCTTATGGCCTTGAAAAAGAATTCATCGCACAAATGCATACAAGCATAGCTCTTAGCAAAATGACTTTAGTGCATAAATTTGCTAAAACTATGCTTTTAGAACAAATTTATCGTGCATTTTGCATTAATACAAATCATCCATACCACAAATAGGAGCATTTATGCAAGAGTTAAATCTTGAGGAATTTAAAAATATATTACTTCAAAGACAAAAAGAAATTTTACAAGAACTTCAAGGTAATATAGACAATATCCATGATCTGCAAGATAGTGAACCAAGAGATGAAGTTGATTTACAACAAATTGACAACAGCTCACATATTGACTTAAAAATCAACGAAAATTTAAAAACAGAATTAGAAGAAATTAAACATTCATTAAGCAAAATAGATAACAATACTTATGGAATTTGTGAGTATTGTGATGAAGATATACATCCTGAAAGACTCAAAGTAAAACCTCACGCAAAATATTGTATAAATTGTCGTGAAAACTTAGAAAAAAGGAAAGAATTATGAAAGTAAAATTATTTTTCTTTGCAAGTTTAGTTTATCTTTTAATCGTAGCAGTCTTAGTTTATAATCTAAATTTGGGAAATTACACTTTCACAATTTCTACTTTTGAGCTAAATTTACCTATCAGCTTATGGGTAATTTTACCTGCATTTATTTTGATGGTTTTAGCTTTATTGCATATGAGTTTTTATGGCTTTTTAAAACATTTACAATACAAAAATCTTATTAAAGACAGCAAAAATTATGAAAATTTTTTAATTGATGTATTTTTGAAAAAAATAAGCAAAATTAAATTTAAAACTCAAGAATTTCAAGATATAGCCAAAAACACTCAAGCTCTTTATTTTAAAGAAAAAAATCAAAATACAAAAATAGATGATATTATAAATATTTTAGAGCAGTTAGACAAAAAGGAATTTGTGGAATTAAAAAAATACAAACTCGATCCACATAATGAAATTTTCATTTTAAATGAAAAAAATCATTTCCAAAAAGATAGCGACTATGCTTTTTCTTTTATTAAAAATAAAGAAACTCTGACAAATGAATTAGAAAATTTTGCTTATAAAATGGTATTAGATAATGCACCTTATAGCCAAATTAAAACACTAAAAATACAAAAAAATCAAGATGATATTTTATTACTTTTGGATAGATTTGAAAAAGAAAATTTGGAATTAAATCATGCTGAAATCGAAGTTTTGCTTAGCATGAATACCTTAGATGATAAGTCATATTTACAATGCACAAAAATACTTTGTAAAAAAATAGAGCCTCAAATATTAATTGCTTTATTTAAAAAGTTAAAAGATAGCCATTCTCAAGCTTTAAGAGCTTATCTTTATACTTTAGCAGAATTTGGTATGTATGATGAATTGCTTAATGAATTAGGAAATGATCAAAACGAACATAAGGATTTTAGACTCTTACTCTTTTTAAGAGAACATAATAAAAAAATAGAACTTGAAAAATTTATACAATGATAGATTTTAGTAAAAAACCTTTGTTTTTAGCTCCTATGGCAGGTTTTTCAGACTTGCCTTTGAGAAATTTAGTTAAACAATTTGGGGCTGATGTAACAATTAGTGAGATGATAAGTTCTAATGCTTTAGTGTATGAAAGCTCAAAAACTCTTAAAATGTTGGAAAAAGCTGAACTTGAGAATCCTTATATAGTTCAAATTGCAGGCTCGGATGAAAGTGTGATTCAAAGGGCGGTAGAAATATTAAATCGTTTTGATTTTATAGATGGGATTGATTTTAATTGCGGCTGTCCTGTAAGTAAAGTTATAAAACAATGTGCAGGTAGTGCTCTTTTGCAAGATCTTGATAAATTGCAAAGAATTTTAGAACTTATCAAAAAAACAAGCAATAAAAAGCTAACTAGTGTCAAAGTAAGATTAGGGTTTGAAAAAAAAGATCCTATTATCATTGCTAAAGCATGTGAAAATGCTGGGGTAGATTTTATCAGTATGCATGGTCGCACTAGAAAACAAATGTATAGCGGAAATTCTGATTATGAAGCTATAGCTTTAGCTAAAGAAAATATCAAAATTCCTTTAGTTGCAAATGGCGATATTAGCACAGAAAATGCTAAAGAAGTTTTTAAAATAACAAATTGTGATGCATTGATGATAGGGCGTGCAAGCATAGGAAAACCTTGGATATTTCACGAGGTAAAAACTGGTAAAAAAATCGA
This genomic window contains:
- the lpxC gene encoding UDP-3-O-acyl-N-acetylglucosamine deacetylase codes for the protein MNQTTIAKEVKGVGIGLHKGEPISIKLEPLEAGSGIVFYRSDLGISYEAKPENVIDTQMATVIGDHRGYVSTIEHLMSAINAYGIDNVCIVLDANEAPVMDGSSIGFCMMLEEAGIKELDAAKKILVIKKSVEVKEGNKFVRLSPTDMPIINYTIEFDNPIIGKQNYCFEFSKQNYIEQIARARTFGFLKDVQALRAMNLGLGGSLENAVVIDDNRILNPEGLRFKDEFVRHKILDAIGDLTLLGCRVFGDYTSYAGSHKLNHLLTKELLKDPSTYEVVSLEKSTHKVYEKVFA
- a CDS encoding M23 family metallopeptidase, giving the protein MVFTRKRSNKKWVFLVFLILLAFGVFVLNTKLFEKNPPLIQTKSDIIYSNLTDPISIEISDESVLKDVKVTLFKANELNGEMLVNEHVKGNKKSVHFDLKLPKPAYKENVDSYKLVIEASDSSFWNFFLGNQALKEVKVIIDTKKPFVEILDNSYQIEQGGVGSVVFKASDENLQEVYITTDKDKIFKATPYVKEGYYAALIPWEATDEHFRAYVVAVDKAGNVNKQRIRYYFTNKKYRVSNIKVSDRFLDGKIEFLAQKYAPKDRELSRLEKFKFVNEDLRASNEVIIHDITSKVPDTMINNFKVNLFKPLKNGQKVADYADHRFYSYNNQAFSSSYHMGLDLASVKEAPIISNNDGEVVFVQENGIYGLNIIIYHGFGIYTLYGHCTNVDVNVGDRVRAGDVIGTTGTTGLALGDHVHFGVLVQGVEVRPEQWQDAKWIKENIYNVLESSKKRILSE
- a CDS encoding prephenate dehydrogenase, which gives rise to MKVGIIGLGLIGGSLGLSLRENKLIDLVCGYDINKEFEQIALERKLIDKIVSFEELKKCDVIFLAIPVRAIVKILKEFQDISKDCTIIELGSTKEEIIKNLPSDLQSQFIAAHPMAGTENSGPNAAIKDLYKNAVCVLCDVQNADHIHQKRAIEIFSDLGMKLVFMDSISHDHHASIISHLPHVISFSLANFVMKEENKKNIAHLGGPSFKDMCRIAKSNPQMWSGIFEQNKQNLLNSIDLFQKELQECKKMIEKCDINELEAWIKSANKLREIL
- the bamA gene encoding outer membrane protein assembly factor BamA; amino-acid sequence: MKKWFVFFALSSSLCAATIKDIKFEGLSQLSKESAIAISKLKIGQKIDPASIDIAIKNLFDRNYFKDIVVEEKNGVLIFKVIEKPSIGKIDIQGIASNDRKQIESLVGLKPGILYDENSAKDAAEKIKLFYQAKGFYDTVVEIKDEKLSNSSSLKLTFVVNRGENIIIEKVHLSGAKNLSYSDIEPAVANKQREALGWMWGFNDGKLKIFDLANDSSRISDVYLKEGYLDVSVSPAFLNTYTDTYQADLTYFINEGEVYKVKGIKIFNPIFSDEENEALVNDLKLSVGKIVNIEKLREDIKTIETKTADLGYAFVQVIPDIQKDKENHEAMIIFKVIPNEKVYVRNVEISGNTKTVDRVIRRELYLTEGNLYNRTDLIDSRNALRRTAYFENVDIKEQRVDDTHIDLIVEVKEASTGAISGGIGYGTSDGILLSASLSDANILGSGMKGSVSIDKGDDTLSGRISLRNPRVNDSDYSLGGSLYSDRLEWDSYDERNYGFDISVGKTLGRYTSIDLTYNLEQSDIYHLSDRLIAQGYKLGKTYKSSITPSIVFNNTDDYYLPRSGFIASTSLEYAGLGGDQEFISSTTKFNYYQGLEEFIGWDLIYRYKASFYKVWDQGYLPINEKLYLGGIGTIRGFDRRSVSPKNEWGDETGGTVAFANSVELSFPIFDRIKLRGSVFFDYGAIGESSLSQIQRWSTGIGFEWLTPLGALNLVFAKPFNTNSKDDLSKFEFMLGARF
- the accD gene encoding acetyl-CoA carboxylase, carboxyltransferase subunit beta; protein product: MNFLDIFSSIRRKQAAPSEAPNHWVKCNSCHALMYYKEIETCYNVCPKCNFHMRLNPLKRIELLSDEDTFVEMDKDLHAIDPLKFVDSKSYKKRLAENEEKTGRKSAIISGECNIDGIKTQLVVFDFSFMGGSLGSVEGEKILRAIERAIERKTPVVIVSASGGARMQESTYSLMQMSKTSAALKLLAEEKLPYISVLTDPTMGGVSASFAWLGDIIMAEPGALVGFAGARVIKQTIGADLPEGFQKAEFLLEHGLIDAIVERNEHKKFIADFLRFFSKN
- a CDS encoding 23S rRNA (pseudouridine(1915)-N(3))-methyltransferase RlmH, which codes for MHINLLSIQKNNNNEFSKIDEHYTKLIKKFCNFNDICIFNNKINLAQNTNTIEAKKSYTNALNPYKKGFCIALDEKGKELTSIEFAKLLQDKNEISFFIGGAYGLEKEFIAQMHTSIALSKMTLVHKFAKTMLLEQIYRAFCINTNHPYHK
- the dksA gene encoding RNA polymerase-binding protein DksA; the protein is MQELNLEEFKNILLQRQKEILQELQGNIDNIHDLQDSEPRDEVDLQQIDNSSHIDLKINENLKTELEEIKHSLSKIDNNTYGICEYCDEDIHPERLKVKPHAKYCINCRENLEKRKEL
- a CDS encoding tRNA dihydrouridine synthase; its protein translation is MIDFSKKPLFLAPMAGFSDLPLRNLVKQFGADVTISEMISSNALVYESSKTLKMLEKAELENPYIVQIAGSDESVIQRAVEILNRFDFIDGIDFNCGCPVSKVIKQCAGSALLQDLDKLQRILELIKKTSNKKLTSVKVRLGFEKKDPIIIAKACENAGVDFISMHGRTRKQMYSGNSDYEAIALAKENIKIPLVANGDISTENAKEVFKITNCDALMIGRASIGKPWIFHEVKTGKKIDKTLKNKIIFTHFEEMLKHYKEQGISIFRKHLHEYSKGYEDASNFRDCVNRINDAEIMRKYMQEFFNKE